In Deinococcus puniceus, one genomic interval encodes:
- a CDS encoding TetR/AcrR family transcriptional regulator, which yields MKVDRGEQDDARRERIARAAFELFARSGLDQTSAQDIARAAFVSRTNLYRYYPSKIHMLLAHFERTVTDTRDEAIRRLGAGSPPQAVWGQVTARMADLGVRYRHLVGAVGQAVLGARHHDAPAEAPAHPGTPAAMHDIRTAVTLVALVEPVLIAMRHQGHIRPDTNTQFLASLFVDACLLALLHGGHRNQREVLRDWQDRFTLIMHGALAPGVTVANIDGQVTARVTLEPPETSNVAAHFLKG from the coding sequence ATGAAAGTTGACCGGGGAGAGCAAGATGACGCCCGGCGCGAACGCATTGCCCGCGCCGCCTTTGAACTGTTCGCCCGCAGCGGCCTAGACCAGACCAGCGCGCAGGACATCGCCCGCGCCGCGTTTGTGAGCCGCACCAACCTGTACCGCTACTATCCCAGCAAGATTCATATGCTGCTGGCGCACTTTGAGCGCACCGTGACCGACACGCGTGACGAGGCGATTCGGCGACTGGGCGCGGGCAGTCCGCCGCAAGCTGTATGGGGACAGGTGACAGCGAGAATGGCCGACCTAGGCGTGCGTTACCGCCATCTGGTGGGCGCAGTAGGGCAAGCTGTGCTGGGGGCCAGACACCACGACGCCCCGGCAGAGGCTCCGGCCCATCCGGGGACGCCCGCCGCCATGCATGACATCCGTACCGCCGTGACATTGGTGGCGCTGGTGGAACCTGTGCTGATCGCCATGCGCCATCAGGGCCATATTCGGCCCGATACCAACACCCAGTTTCTGGCCTCGCTGTTTGTGGACGCCTGCCTGCTGGCCCTGCTGCACGGCGGCCACCGAAACCAGCGCGAGGTGTTGCGTGATTGGCAAGACCGCTTCACGCTGATCATGCACGGCGCACTGGCTCCGGGTGTGACAGTGGCGAATATCGACGGGCAAGTGACGGCGCGGGTGACGTTGGAACCGCCTGAAACCAGCAACGTCGCGGCCCATTTCTTGAAGGGCTGA
- the pgi gene encoding glucose-6-phosphate isomerase → MSNPAALTHLPAWQALTAHFSAMQHTHLRDLFAADPRRGERLNAEGAGLYLDYSKHRVTDETLGLLLNLARETGVEAKRDAMLAGEKINVTEGRAVLHTALRAPRGAAVMVDGRNVVPDVHEVLARMATFADSVRAGQWLGFTGKPIRNIVNIGIGGSDLGPVMAYEALKHYAQRNLTLRFVSNVDGTDLAEKVRDLNPEETLVIVSSKTFTTQETMANAGSARAWLLAALGDEAAVARHFVAVSTNADAVGKFGIDTANMFGFWDWVGGRYSMDSAIGLSLMLAIGPDGFRELLAGFHEMDEHFRTAPLEANLPVLMGVLGVWYNNFFGSETVAILPYDQYLSHFSAYLQQLDMESNGKHVTLGGSVTDYQTGPVIWGQPGTNGQHAFYQLIHQGTKLIPCDFIGFARTLNPMPVPGGLTHHDLLMANVFAQTEALAFGKTLDAVLAEGIDPALAPHRVFDGNRPTSTLLADQLTPRILGALIALYEHKVFVQGAIWDINPFDQWGVELGKVLAGKIVPELGSEGEPQLAHDSSTNALIRWYREKRA, encoded by the coding sequence ATGTCGAATCCCGCCGCGCTGACCCACCTACCCGCTTGGCAAGCCCTCACAGCCCACTTTTCGGCCATGCAGCACACCCACCTGCGCGACCTGTTTGCCGCCGACCCCCGGCGCGGCGAGCGCCTGAACGCTGAGGGCGCGGGCCTCTATCTGGATTACAGCAAGCACCGCGTGACCGATGAAACGCTGGGGCTGCTGCTGAATCTGGCACGCGAAACCGGAGTAGAAGCCAAGCGTGACGCGATGCTGGCGGGCGAGAAAATTAATGTGACCGAGGGCCGCGCCGTGCTGCATACCGCCCTGCGTGCCCCACGCGGCGCGGCGGTGATGGTAGACGGCAGAAACGTGGTGCCCGACGTGCATGAGGTGCTTGCCCGCATGGCGACCTTTGCCGACAGCGTGCGGGCTGGGCAGTGGTTGGGCTTTACAGGCAAACCCATTCGCAACATCGTCAATATCGGCATCGGCGGCTCTGACCTTGGCCCCGTGATGGCGTATGAGGCGCTGAAGCACTACGCCCAGCGCAACCTGACCCTGCGCTTCGTGTCCAATGTGGACGGCACCGATCTGGCCGAAAAAGTACGCGACCTGAACCCTGAAGAAACGCTGGTGATCGTGTCCAGCAAGACCTTTACGACGCAGGAGACGATGGCGAATGCGGGAAGTGCGCGTGCATGGCTGCTGGCCGCTTTGGGCGACGAGGCAGCGGTGGCGCGGCACTTTGTAGCTGTGTCTACCAACGCCGACGCGGTAGGCAAGTTCGGCATAGATACCGCCAACATGTTCGGATTCTGGGATTGGGTAGGCGGGCGCTACAGCATGGACAGCGCCATCGGCCTGAGCCTGATGCTCGCCATTGGGCCAGACGGCTTCCGCGAACTCTTGGCCGGATTCCATGAGATGGACGAACACTTCCGCACCGCGCCGCTGGAAGCCAATTTGCCCGTGCTGATGGGCGTGCTGGGCGTGTGGTACAACAACTTTTTCGGCTCGGAAACGGTAGCCATCTTGCCCTATGACCAATATTTGTCTCACTTCAGCGCGTACTTGCAGCAACTGGACATGGAGAGTAACGGCAAGCACGTCACGCTAGGGGGCTCGGTCACGGATTACCAGACTGGCCCGGTCATCTGGGGACAACCCGGCACCAACGGCCAGCACGCCTTCTATCAGCTCATCCATCAGGGCACCAAGCTCATTCCCTGCGACTTCATAGGCTTTGCCCGTACACTGAACCCCATGCCCGTACCGGGTGGCCTGACCCACCACGACCTCCTCATGGCGAACGTGTTTGCCCAGACCGAGGCGCTGGCCTTCGGCAAAACGCTGGACGCCGTGCTGGCCGAAGGCATCGACCCGGCACTGGCCCCCCACCGCGTCTTCGATGGCAACCGCCCCACGTCTACCCTGCTGGCCGACCAGCTCACGCCGCGCATTTTGGGAGCGCTCATCGCTCTGTACGAACACAAAGTCTTCGTGCAGGGAGCCATCTGGGACATCAATCCCTTTGACCAGTGGGGCGTGGAATTGGGCAAAGTGCTGGCCGGAAAAATCGTGCCAGAACTGGGCAGCGAGGGGGAACCGCAGTTGGCGCACGACAGCAGTACAAATGCGCTGATTCGCTGGTATAGGGAAAAGCGGGCCTAA
- the wecB gene encoding non-hydrolyzing UDP-N-acetylglucosamine 2-epimerase: MSAADSQTPAPKTIVLAFGTRPEATKMAPVYAAIAAHPGLRPLILSTGQQRQMLDGALAVFGLTPDEDLNVMTDRQTLADLTARIVPPSGKLLRQMEADMVLVHGDTSTSFCVALSAFYEGIPVGHVEAGLRSGSLSEPFPEEANRRLTGVLSTLDFSPTAGSKANLLREGKAPGNIVVTGQTAVDAVREVAGRVPLRPDWQARVQKGQRLVTVTMHRRENQPMMREMAAALARVAGAFPETHFIYPVHLSPAVQEAVRPVLGALPNFELTDPLDYSDMAPLMAASALLATDSGGLQEEGAALGVPVAVLRNVTERPEGVEAGVLKLAGNDPTQLERVLTELLGNESTLAAMRAARNPYGDGQASGRIAAAIAWHFGLGKRPDDWG, translated from the coding sequence ATGTCTGCTGCCGATTCCCAAACGCCCGCTCCCAAAACCATCGTCCTCGCCTTCGGCACCCGCCCCGAAGCCACCAAAATGGCCCCCGTGTACGCTGCCATCGCTGCTCATCCGGGCCTGCGGCCCCTGATCCTGTCCACCGGGCAGCAACGCCAAATGCTGGACGGCGCACTCGCGGTCTTCGGCCTCACCCCCGATGAAGACCTGAACGTGATGACAGACCGCCAAACGCTGGCTGACCTGACTGCCCGCATCGTGCCGCCTTCGGGCAAGCTGCTGCGTCAGATGGAAGCCGATATGGTGCTGGTTCACGGCGATACATCTACATCGTTTTGTGTGGCCCTCAGCGCCTTTTACGAGGGTATTCCGGTGGGCCATGTGGAAGCGGGCCTGCGAAGTGGCAGCCTCAGCGAGCCGTTCCCCGAAGAAGCCAACCGCCGCTTGACTGGAGTGCTGTCTACGCTGGATTTCTCGCCCACAGCGGGCAGCAAGGCCAACCTGTTGCGGGAAGGCAAAGCGCCCGGCAATATCGTGGTGACGGGGCAAACGGCGGTAGATGCCGTGCGCGAAGTGGCAGGCCGCGTGCCTCTGCGCCCCGACTGGCAAGCCCGCGTGCAGAAGGGTCAGCGCCTCGTGACCGTGACCATGCACCGCCGGGAAAACCAGCCCATGATGCGGGAAATGGCCGCAGCGTTGGCCCGCGTTGCTGGGGCCTTCCCTGAAACCCATTTCATCTATCCCGTTCACCTGTCGCCCGCCGTGCAGGAAGCCGTGCGGCCTGTACTGGGGGCGCTGCCCAATTTCGAACTCACCGATCCGCTGGACTACAGCGACATGGCCCCGCTGATGGCCGCCAGTGCGCTCCTTGCCACCGATTCGGGCGGTCTGCAAGAAGAAGGTGCGGCGCTGGGCGTGCCTGTGGCGGTGCTGCGCAACGTGACCGAACGCCCCGAAGGTGTAGAAGCAGGCGTGCTGAAGCTGGCCGGAAACGATCCCACGCAGCTAGAACGCGTGCTGACCGAACTGCTGGGCAACGAGTCGACGTTGGCCGCCATGCGGGCCGCTCGCAACCCTTACGGCGACGGGCAGGCGTCCGGGCGCATCGCAGCGGCGATTGCTTGGCACTTTGGGCTGGGGAAGCGGCCCGACGATTGGGGCTGA
- a CDS encoding MraY family glycosyltransferase, whose amino-acid sequence MDSLKALAAQVGIADLLGRGFLSVLLTFFTAWVFTWRFIPSVRAFAIQVGWADQPNARRINKEPLPNAGGLAIFAGFILSVVVAWALRPIVIEVVNIQVLAILLGASLLVLTGFIDDQFNLSPLSRLLVQTLAAFLLIVNGLRIDLNAIPFIPALPDALNIVLSNLITVVWIVGLTNSVNLLDGVDGVVGGVGFVVSMVLLVTAAQFPDRAAAVILLAGLAGATLGYLRHNFNPSRIIMGDTGSYLIGYTLAAVSLLGTLKLSAGASLIVPLIVLALPVLDTTQVVIGRLARGIRNPLGHPDKTHIHFRVLARTASARRTAVILWAVSLVCGMMGMWLQGVSGSVILLTGVVVSACLWFVAHRRMRAQPSEAQLSAAQTSAVQTEVPSQQES is encoded by the coding sequence ATGGATTCTTTGAAGGCGCTCGCGGCGCAAGTTGGTATCGCGGATCTGTTGGGACGGGGTTTTCTCAGCGTGCTGCTCACGTTTTTCACGGCATGGGTGTTCACTTGGCGCTTTATTCCCAGTGTGCGGGCTTTTGCCATTCAGGTGGGCTGGGCCGATCAGCCCAATGCCCGCAGGATCAACAAGGAGCCGCTCCCCAACGCGGGGGGGCTAGCCATTTTCGCTGGATTTATTCTGAGCGTCGTGGTGGCGTGGGCGCTACGGCCCATCGTCATCGAAGTGGTGAACATTCAAGTTTTAGCCATTCTGCTGGGCGCGTCCCTGCTGGTGCTGACCGGATTTATCGACGATCAGTTCAACCTGTCGCCGCTGTCGCGCTTGCTGGTGCAAACGTTGGCAGCCTTCCTCCTCATCGTCAACGGCCTGAGAATAGACCTGAACGCCATCCCGTTCATTCCCGCCCTGCCCGACGCCTTGAATATCGTGCTCAGCAACCTGATCACGGTGGTCTGGATCGTAGGCCTGACCAATTCGGTGAACCTGCTGGACGGTGTAGACGGCGTGGTAGGCGGCGTGGGCTTCGTAGTGAGTATGGTGCTGTTGGTAACAGCGGCCCAGTTCCCTGACCGGGCGGCAGCCGTCATTTTGCTGGCCGGACTCGCGGGCGCGACGTTGGGGTATCTGCGCCACAATTTCAATCCCAGCCGCATTATCATGGGCGATACGGGTTCGTATCTGATCGGCTATACGCTGGCCGCTGTAAGCCTGCTGGGAACCCTCAAGCTCAGCGCCGGGGCCAGCCTGATCGTGCCGCTGATCGTGTTGGCGCTGCCTGTGCTGGACACCACCCAAGTCGTGATTGGGCGGCTGGCACGCGGGATTCGCAATCCGCTGGGCCACCCCGACAAAACCCATATTCACTTCCGGGTGTTGGCCCGCACCGCCAGCGCCCGCCGCACCGCCGTCATCCTCTGGGCGGTCTCGCTCGTCTGCGGCATGATGGGGATGTGGCTGCAAGGCGTGTCTGGCAGCGTCATTCTGCTCACGGGCGTGGTGGTCTCGGCCTGCTTGTGGTTCGTGGCCCACCGCCGCATGCGTGCCCAGCCCTCAGAGGCCCAACTTTCAGCGGCTCAGACTTCCGCTGTTCAGACAGAAGTTCCCAGCCAGCAGGAAAGCTGA
- a CDS encoding S41 family peptidase, whose protein sequence is MPQLRCVPALLLALTCGLAAASPATDLFDTVTKAVQTGYYGWSTVDRVALAQKYAPILAERCEAQAESCDYGTGRAVITDMLKELGDAHTNVRDAEAAERLAEVSQNKSVPRTGARVSRVAGGLLVVSVMPGSPAERAGVRRFDLLTQVNGEQAGTDQPIGPNEFVRLERANSPMSVSVKRAGTPERTVTLTPQNLQARDEPTLSWVGEGGRTALIQYPTFLSSDSAELFLERVGEAKRANAEALIVDLRYNGGGSLNECVAASSVFGPTIYRARFERGGFTYGGLLGDEVMSPVARMARPDWAVWKQPVAVLIGPNTASCAEVFTHYARLSGATAIGEVTRGVGNSGVNFRPLPDGGVLGLTILKAFDAADKPLPDRITPDILAPTDIAALTSTGQDTTLDAALTVLKAQVTKREAPRTEPPAPPKQGLHGN, encoded by the coding sequence GTGCCACAACTCCGCTGCGTGCCCGCGCTCCTGCTTGCCCTGACCTGTGGTTTAGCCGCTGCCAGCCCTGCCACCGACCTGTTCGACACCGTGACCAAAGCGGTGCAGACCGGGTATTACGGCTGGTCTACGGTAGACCGGGTGGCGCTGGCCCAAAAGTACGCGCCGATTCTGGCCGAACGCTGCGAGGCACAGGCGGAATCGTGCGACTACGGCACAGGCCGCGCCGTCATTACCGACATGCTGAAGGAACTGGGTGACGCCCATACCAACGTGCGTGACGCCGAAGCTGCCGAGCGGTTGGCCGAGGTGAGTCAGAACAAATCGGTGCCCCGAACCGGAGCGCGGGTGAGCCGGGTAGCGGGCGGCCTGTTGGTGGTGTCGGTGATGCCGGGAAGCCCCGCCGAGCGTGCCGGAGTGCGCCGCTTCGACCTCCTGACTCAGGTCAATGGTGAGCAGGCCGGAACCGATCAACCCATCGGCCCCAATGAATTTGTGCGGCTGGAGCGGGCCAATTCCCCCATGAGCGTGAGTGTGAAGCGTGCCGGAACCCCAGAGCGCACCGTGACCCTGACCCCCCAAAACTTGCAGGCACGCGACGAACCGACCCTGAGTTGGGTGGGTGAGGGCGGACGCACGGCACTGATTCAGTACCCCACCTTCCTGTCATCCGACAGCGCCGAACTCTTTCTGGAGCGGGTGGGCGAGGCCAAGCGGGCCAATGCCGAGGCGCTGATCGTAGACCTGCGCTACAACGGCGGTGGCAGCTTGAACGAGTGTGTGGCGGCCAGCAGCGTGTTCGGCCCCACCATCTACCGCGCCCGGTTCGAGCGGGGCGGCTTCACCTACGGCGGTTTACTTGGCGATGAGGTCATGTCGCCGGTAGCGCGGATGGCCCGCCCGGACTGGGCCGTGTGGAAACAGCCGGTGGCCGTGCTGATCGGCCCAAATACCGCGTCGTGTGCCGAAGTGTTCACCCACTACGCCCGGTTGTCTGGGGCCACTGCCATTGGCGAGGTCACACGCGGCGTGGGCAACAGTGGCGTCAACTTCCGGCCCCTGCCCGATGGCGGCGTGCTGGGCCTGACCATCCTGAAAGCCTTCGACGCCGCCGACAAGCCCCTGCCAGACCGGATTACCCCCGATATTCTGGCCCCCACCGACATCGCCGCCCTAACCAGCACCGGGCAAGACACCACGCTGGACGCCGCCCTAACTGTGCTGAAAGCTCAGGTGACGAAGAGGGAAGCCCCCAGAACCGAGCCGCCTGCGCCGCCTAAGCAGGGGCTACACGGGAACTGA
- a CDS encoding NUDIX hydrolase — MTLLETESLDVDLHLGQIRFSARAAVLIVRDGHLLLNKFNHADFWFTPGGRIQSGEASEQAARREFLEETGAVLGELRLALVAELFGQMGGQEIHSLQFFYLAAGCPQLPSSSFANKLDEGVTFDWFALEDLQTVDVRPAFLVGRLPSLLASPEVQHMVHYRE; from the coding sequence GTGACGCTTCTTGAAACTGAGAGTCTTGACGTAGACCTGCATTTGGGCCAAATCCGCTTCAGCGCCCGCGCCGCCGTTCTGATCGTGCGGGATGGTCATCTGCTGCTGAACAAGTTCAACCACGCGGATTTCTGGTTTACGCCCGGTGGCCGCATCCAAAGCGGAGAGGCCAGCGAACAAGCCGCACGCCGCGAATTCTTGGAAGAAACAGGCGCGGTGTTGGGTGAATTGCGGCTGGCTCTGGTGGCTGAATTGTTTGGGCAGATGGGAGGCCAAGAAATACACAGTTTGCAATTCTTCTATCTGGCGGCGGGTTGCCCGCAGCTTCCGAGCAGCAGTTTCGCCAACAAGTTGGATGAGGGTGTGACGTTCGACTGGTTCGCGCTAGAAGACCTGCAAACTGTGGATGTCCGGCCTGCGTTTTTGGTGGGGCGACTGCCTTCACTCCTCGCCTCGCCAGAAGTGCAGCATATGGTGCATTACCGGGAATAA
- a CDS encoding fumarylacetoacetate hydrolase family protein has protein sequence MRIVRIQTESGPHWGQLDNDMVYLTRGVTGERTGQTVAFAEATLLAPAEPSKIVCVGRNYLDHIRELGNDTAGLPTEPGIFLKGPNALAEPGGTVEKPDWTESFHFEGELALVMGKQARNLTPEDALDAVLGYTCGLDLTARDRQKTDLQWFRAKAADRFCPLGPWLETDLNPADLRVQTRVNGQTRQDGRTNQMIFDVVQILTYITRFVTLEPGDVVLTGTPEGVGPLEKGDTVEVEVEGVGVLTTLIG, from the coding sequence ATGCGGATTGTCCGAATTCAGACCGAAAGCGGGCCACACTGGGGCCAACTCGACAACGACATGGTTTATTTGACGCGCGGCGTGACTGGAGAGCGCACAGGCCAAACGGTGGCTTTTGCCGAAGCAACCCTACTGGCCCCTGCCGAACCCAGCAAAATCGTGTGTGTGGGCCGCAATTACCTCGATCATATTCGGGAACTGGGCAACGACACGGCAGGCCTCCCCACCGAACCCGGCATTTTCCTGAAAGGGCCAAATGCGCTGGCCGAACCCGGCGGCACCGTAGAAAAGCCCGACTGGACAGAGAGTTTTCACTTTGAAGGTGAATTGGCACTGGTGATGGGCAAGCAAGCCCGCAACCTGACGCCTGAAGACGCGCTGGACGCCGTACTGGGCTACACCTGCGGTCTAGACCTGACCGCCCGTGACCGCCAGAAAACCGACTTGCAATGGTTCCGCGCCAAAGCTGCTGACCGCTTTTGTCCGTTGGGGCCTTGGCTGGAAACCGACTTGAATCCGGCTGACCTGCGCGTGCAGACCCGCGTGAACGGCCAGACCCGGCAAGATGGCCGCACCAACCAGATGATCTTCGACGTGGTTCAGATCCTGACCTACATCACCCGCTTTGTGACGCTGGAACCCGGCGACGTGGTGCTGACCGGAACCCCCGAAGGCGTGGGGCCACTGGAAAAGGGCGACACGGTAGAGGTTGAGGTGGAAGGCGTGGGCGTACTGACGACGCTGATCGGGTGA
- a CDS encoding class-III pyridoxal-phosphate-dependent aminotransferase, protein MTVGLPDGFIRASEVLDERFAGTAARQLDQQFGNEELLYGLNLLGLAGPFSRVTPWELEDEAGVRRINASGYAATPFGEMPPVLTDFLQDFLTKNRAMGLPQQSSGPWRAALQTNLVRLLARELPSHTDSQVFFCSSGTEAIEGALKFAKAWRPKAKFQISFSSGYHGKTLGSLSLTPNPEYQDVFRPLVPGALTCPYGDLTALTSLIRRVGPDNVVCVVVEPIQGEGGVNIPPAGFLSGLGELCRKYGIVVIADEIQTGLGRTGHWFESAAQGLDADIITLAKPLGGGMTAVGATIVRHAIYKKMLGGLSSKRHSNTFGGGAMAMAVGLKSLEYLMDNDLPARSLKLGELGLARLRTIQAEYPRLLEDVRGQGLLLAMQFKPMLGLPLPEVLKELVFEATAILALRELHGSGVMGNLSLSSKRTVRLTPALDMPEDVFKIMMNRVADFAARNPASRHILTNTPPAMTAKLAKFAASKPKKRTPSDG, encoded by the coding sequence ATGACTGTTGGCCTTCCCGATGGGTTTATTCGCGCAAGTGAGGTGCTGGACGAGCGTTTTGCCGGAACAGCGGCGCGGCAACTCGATCAGCAATTTGGCAATGAAGAATTGCTGTACGGCCTGAATCTGCTGGGATTGGCCGGGCCGTTTTCGCGGGTCACGCCGTGGGAACTGGAGGATGAAGCGGGCGTGCGGCGCATCAACGCTTCCGGCTACGCGGCCACCCCGTTTGGCGAAATGCCCCCCGTGCTGACCGACTTTTTGCAGGACTTCTTGACCAAAAACCGGGCGATGGGCCTGCCGCAGCAATCGTCGGGGCCTTGGCGGGCGGCGCTGCAAACCAATCTGGTGCGCCTGCTGGCCCGCGAACTGCCCAGCCACACCGATTCGCAGGTGTTTTTCTGCTCCAGCGGCACCGAGGCCATAGAGGGCGCACTGAAGTTTGCCAAAGCGTGGCGGCCCAAAGCCAAGTTTCAGATTTCGTTTTCCAGCGGCTATCACGGCAAAACGCTGGGCAGCCTGAGCCTCACGCCCAATCCCGAATATCAGGATGTGTTTCGGCCACTCGTACCGGGAGCGCTGACCTGTCCATACGGCGACCTGACCGCGCTGACCAGCCTGATCCGGCGTGTCGGCCCCGACAACGTGGTGTGCGTAGTGGTGGAACCCATTCAGGGCGAAGGCGGCGTGAACATTCCGCCCGCCGGATTCCTGAGCGGGCTAGGCGAACTGTGCCGCAAGTACGGAATTGTGGTCATTGCCGACGAAATCCAGACTGGACTGGGCCGCACTGGGCATTGGTTCGAATCGGCGGCGCAGGGGTTAGATGCCGACATCATCACGCTCGCCAAGCCGCTGGGCGGCGGCATGACCGCAGTGGGCGCGACCATCGTTCGGCACGCCATTTACAAAAAGATGCTGGGCGGCCTCAGCAGCAAACGGCACTCCAACACCTTCGGCGGCGGCGCGATGGCGATGGCGGTGGGTCTGAAGTCACTGGAATACCTGATGGACAATGACCTGCCCGCCCGCAGTCTGAAACTGGGCGAATTGGGACTGGCCCGCCTGAGAACCATTCAGGCCGAGTACCCCAGATTGCTGGAAGATGTGCGCGGCCAAGGGCTGCTGCTGGCGATGCAGTTTAAGCCCATGCTGGGGCTGCCCCTGCCCGAAGTACTCAAGGAACTGGTGTTCGAGGCCACCGCGATTCTGGCCCTGCGCGAACTGCACGGCAGCGGCGTGATGGGCAATCTCAGCCTCAGCTCCAAGCGCACGGTACGCCTGACGCCCGCGCTGGACATGCCCGAAGACGTATTCAAGATCATGATGAACCGCGTGGCCGACTTTGCCGCTCGCAACCCGGCGTCACGCCATATTCTGACCAATACGCCGCCCGCCATGACGGCGAAACTGGCGAAATTTGCAGCGAGCAAGCCGAAAAAACGGACGCCCAGCGACGGGTAA